The following are encoded in a window of Pyrenophora tritici-repentis strain M4 chromosome 6, whole genome shotgun sequence genomic DNA:
- a CDS encoding FYVE multi-domain protein has translation MASRRSLGGGRVLGSGRNLSPAAASPQSAAIHRRNASLLSPSESSVSLSSQTSNSPASTSETREDITSRVLIGPNDNAAARASNRLVCPICNEEMVTLLQLNRHLDDNHQNLVVEEQDEVKNWFEAQMHKAKSFQPLAVLNQKLKGLDVFESNDAPKPPQPSHSASSSTAYVTHDPAPVRRDPEEEVTRAHWQRLGYRDAKHEPVRGVWCRVCETCYKSRDGYNDHHGVERDHFDEFANIRRKRVDRERMEVSRLEKRLTKLTQLLANPPPVEETPMAGSWFSLPGHKNHRKALEQSIITWEEDASVSNCPFCQQEFSTYTFRRSHCRMCGRVVCSDPKTECSKEIGLNVAADSQDTEKGAGQLNIDVRMCKDCQHTLFARSDFERELADKPKDQRAYENLAQFERGIRLLLPRFHKLLQALQDPDKSPTPQQLTDATKVRKRLMDGFAQFDVAAKRIRDLPTDSPTQQKLQRAVYQQAYSFLNLHMLPLRSLPKILKHAAPQGRPSGGSALASIKYNNHSTGSVVSSSEVSAMESEEKELRERLIVLEEQKFMVSEMVADATRHRRFDEVSSLAQNLEDLNKEIDQINGQLGQLDFASAYRGGLDSPQPG, from the exons ATGGCCTCGCGCAGGTCCCTGGGTGGCGGCCGCGTGCTGGGGAGCGGGAGAAATCTGTCGCCCGCTGCTGCATCGCCGCAGTCCGCAGCCATCCACCGCCGCAATGCGAGCCTCCTCTCGCCCTCGGAAAGCTCCGTGTCGCTGAGCTCGCAGACGTCAAACAGTCCGGCAAGCACTTCGGAGACGAGGGAGGACATCACCAGTAGAGTCTTGATTGGCCCGAATGATAATGCCGCCGCGCGTGCTTCCAACCGGCTCGTGTGTCCGATATGCAATGAGGAAATG GTGACCCTTCTACAACTGAACCG GCATCTCGACGACAACCACCAAAACCTGGTTGTAGAGGAGCAGGATGAAGTCAAGAACTGGTTCGAGGCGCAGATGCACAAGGCGAAGAGCTTCCAGCCACTCGCCGTCCTGAACCAGAAGCTCAAAGGTCTCGACGTCTTCGAATCAAACGATGCTCCCAAACCGCCCCAACCATCCCACTCGGCCAGCAGTTCGACTGCTTACGTCACCCACGATCCTGCTCCCGTCCGCAGAGACCCAGAGGAGGAAGTCACACGAGCGCATTGGCAGAGGCTTGGATACCGCGAT GCGAAGCACGAGCCCGTAAGGGGGGTGTGGTGTCGAGTGTGCGAAACATGCTACAAGTCAAGAGACGGCTACAACGATCATCACGGAGTCGAGCGCGACCACTTTGACGAATTCGCCAACATCAGACGGAAACGGGTCGACAGGGAACGAATGGAAGTTAGCAGACTGGAGAAGCGCCTTACCAAGTTGACGCAGCTTCTCGCAAACCCTCCACCAGTAGAAGAGACTCCGATGGCAGGGAGTTGGTTCTCGCTGCCTGGGCATAAAAACCATCGCAAAGCGCTAGAACAATCCATCATCACATGGGAAGAAGATGCGAGCGTCTCCAACTGCCCCTTTTGCCAGCAGGAATTCTCCACCTATACTTTCAGAAGATCTCACTGTCGCATGTGCGGCCGCGTTGTGTGCAGCGACCCCAAGACCGAGTGCTCCAAGGAAATTGGTCTAAACGTTGCTGCGGACTCACAAGATACGGAAAAGGGCGCAGGGCAGCTCAACATTGATGTACGCATGTGTAAAGACTGTCAGCATACCTTGTTCGCTAGAAGCGACTTTGAGCGCGAGCTAGCCGACAAGCCCAAAGATCAACGCGCATACGAGAACCTTGCGCAGTTCGAAAGAGGCATCCGCTTGCTGCTTCCTCGATTCCACAAACTCCTCCAAGCCCTCCAAGACCCTGACAAGTCGCCTACACCGCAGCAACTCACAGACGCCACAAAAGTACGCAAGCGACTCATGGATGGGTTTGCCCAGTTCGATGTTGCTGCGAAACGAATACGAGATCTTCCCACAGATTCGCCGACACAGCAGAAGCTACAAAGGGCCGTTTACCAACAAGCTTACAGCTTTTTGAACCTACACATGCTTCCATTGCGGTCACTGCCAAAGATTTTGAAGCATGCAGCGCCCCAGGGACGGCCCAGCGGGGGCAGTGCTCTGGCCTCTATCAAATACAATAATCATTCCACCGGCAGCGTCGTGAGTAGTAGTGAAGTTTCCGCAATGGAGTCGGAGGAGAAGGAGCTCAGAGAACGATTGATCGTACTCGAGGAACAAAAGTTCATGGTTTCGGAAATGGTCGCCGATGCAACCAGACACAGACGATTTGATGAGGTGTCCAGCTTGGCACAGAACCTGGAGGATTTGAACAAGGAAATTGACCAAATCAACGGGCAATTGGGACAACTTGACTTCGCCAGCGCATACCGAGGAGGTTTGGACAGCCCGCAACCTGGATGA
- a CDS encoding Amelogenin multi-domain protein — protein sequence MSSNPNPTNGTNGTTSSENAKYYHNSVELADLGRARFDQDVAAIGDRDVALMTHGPVLAPIGRAPRGMESAVHAWNTFQYTTDEVNEREELKGDLHGGQLHRENRAARDGQGGMGYMGQMMGRGGRGGGRGSAWGGRGGRGGRNAAREEVQDEGLCAGRKPDVEAPPMAKGMAEEMDKSMFWDGPIIAEEEED from the coding sequence ATGTCTTCCAACCCCAATCCCACCAACGGCACGAACGGCACCACCTCCTCCGAAAACGCCAAATACTACCACAACTCAGTCGAACTCGCAGACCTAGGCCGCGCCCGCTTCGACCAAGACGTAGCCGCAATCGGCGACCGCGACGTCGCACTCATGACCCACGGCCCCGTTCTCGCGCCCATCGGCCGCGCCCCCCGCGGCATGGAGAGCGCAGTGCACGCCTGGAACACGTTCCAGTACACGACCGACGAAGTCAACGAAAGGGAGGAGCTCAAGGGCGACTTGCACGGTGGACAACTTCATCGCGAGAACAGGGCGGCACGGGACGGACAGGGTGGCATGGGGTACATGGGACAGATGATGGGGAGGGGTGGTAGGGGTGGTGGTAGGGGTAGTGCTTGGGGTGGTAGAGGTGGCAGGGGAGGTAGGAATGCGGCGAGGGAAGAGGTGCAGGATGAGGGGCTTTGTGCGGGGAGGAAGCCGGATGTTGAGGCGCCGCCTATGGCGAAGGGTATGGCGGAGGAGATGGACAAGAGTATGTTTTGGGATGGGCCGATCAttgccgaggaggaggaggattAG
- a CDS encoding GlnS, Glutamyl- and glutaminyl-tRNA synthetase: MAEPTAPAPPAAEEEKGPSKRALEKAAKKAAAKAKKAEHALRPKEQSKPTAKSEPTSIFSEGWLKRIYEEKPVKDVRTRFPPEPNGFLHIGHAKAIAVDFGFAKHHNGKCYLRYDDTNPEKEDEIYFTAILDVVKWLGFEPWKITYSSDNFDKLYELAEQLINKDGAYVCHCSREEINNQRGGPDNRGKRYACAHRTRPIEESITEFRAMRDGKYQAGEAFLRMKQKLTDPDEGNPQMWDLPAYRVVKENHHHRTGDKWRIYPTYDFTHCICDALEGITHSLCTVEFRQSRISYDWLLEQLDMKVPKSEEKGPMQREFGRLSVGGTILSKRRILQLVEGTTVEKKNADGTVETRKIAPAVRGWDDPRLFTMVALRRRGIPAKAMLNFVDELGVTDALSEIEPPRFEASIRKHLERTVPRQMLVLDPIKVIIEDFAAEDDQEVTVPYDPKGTIPGERKVKVGNAVYIDRSDFREEDSEDYFRLAPNKAVGLYNVPFAVHATSFTKGDDGKVIEIRAVKVPATEKPKAYIQWVDVATAIPVTARLYNSLFKTESPNTLDWKTGGWADDLNPNSEIIHDNAVIEKGIKGLISETSLELSGSSDALVRFQALRTAYFCVDIESTEDKIVLNQIVSLREDKGK, encoded by the exons ATGGCCGAACCGACAGCCCCAGCACCGCCCGCCGCAGAAGAGGAGAAGGGACCCTCAAAGCGTGCGCTCGAGAAGGCAGCTAAGAAAGCAGCTGCAAAAGCAAAGAAAGCAGAGCATGCGCTTCGTCCCAAAGAGCAGTCCAAACCTACCGCGAAGAGCGAGCCGACCAGTATCTTCTCTGAGGGATGGCTAAAGCGAATCTACGAGGAAAAGCCAGTCAAAGATGTGCGAACTCGATTCCCGCCCGAACCAAACGGCTTCCTGCACATTGGTCATGCAAAGGCTATTGCTGTTGACTTCGGCTTCGCAAAACATCACAACGGAAAGTGCTACCTGCGCTACGACGACACAAACCCAGAGAAAGAGGACGAGATATATTTCACTGCCATCCTGGATGTTGTCAAGTGGCTGGGCTTTGAGCCTTGGAAGATCACGTACAGCAGCGACAACTTCGACAAACTTTACGAGCTTGCTGAGCAACTTATCAACAAGGACGGCGCATATGTGTGCCACTGTTCGC GCGAGGAAATTAATAACCAGCGCGGCGGGCCCGACAATCGAGGCAAACGCTATGCTTGCGCACACCGCACTCGACCGATTGAAGAGTCCATCACTGAGTTCAGGGCCATGCGCGACGGGAAATATCAGGCTGGAGAGGCTTTTCTTCGTATGAAGCAGAAGTTGACGGACCCGGACGAAGGCAACCCCCAAATGTGGGACCTACCCGCTTACCGCGTCGTCAAGGAGAACCACCATCACAGGACAGGCGACAAGTGGAGAATCTATCCTACATATGACTTCACGCACTGCATATGCGATGCACTAGAAGGCATCACCCACTCTCTTTGTACAGTCGAGTTTCGCCAATCTCGCATTTCATACGACTGGCTATTGGAGCAACTGGACATGAAAGTGCCCAAGTCTGAGGAGAAGGGTCCCATGCAGAGAGA GTTTGGCCGTCTTAGCGTCGGTGGTACCATTCTCTCCAAGCGGCGCATCCTCCAGCTTGTTGAGGGTACAACTGTGGAAAAGAAAAATGCGGATGGCACAGTCGAGACAAGAAAAATAGCTCCCGCGGTACGAGGCTGGGATGATCCTCGCCTGTTCACCATGGTTGCCCTACGTCGTCGTGGTATCCCAGCCAAGGCTATGCTCAACTTTGTTGATGAGCTCGGCGTCACCGATGCGCTATCTGAGATTGAGCCTCCACGTTTCGAGGCCTCAATCCGAAAGCATCTAGAACGAACTGTACCTCGCCAGATGCTCGTTCTCGACCCGATCAAAGTCATCATTGAAGACTTCGCGGCCGAAGATGATCAGGAGGTGACAGTACCATATGATCCAAAGGGCACTATACCTGGTGAACGGAAAGTCAAGGTCGGTAACGCCGTCTATATAGATCGTAGCGACTTTAGGGAAGAGGACAGCGAGGACTACTTCCGTTTGGCGCCCAACAAAGCCGTCGGTCTCTACAACGTTCCGTTCGCGGTTCATGCGACTTCATTCACCAAGGGCGACGATGGCAAAGTCATAGAGATCAGGGCAGTCAAGGTCCCAGCGACGGAGAAGCCGAAAGCCTACATCCAATGGGTGGATGTGGCGACTGCTATTCCCGTTACCGCGCGTCTTTACAATTCGCTCTTCAAGACCGAATCGCCCAACACCCTAGACTGGAAGACGGGTGGCTGGGCAGATGACCTAAACCCCAATTCCGAAATTATTCATGATAACGCAGTCATCGAGAAGGGAATCAAGGGTCTTATCAGCGAGACCTCTTTGGAACTGAGTGGCTCGTCAGATGCATTGGTCCGCTTCCAGGCGCTACGAACAGCCTACTTCTGTGTCGATATCGAATCAACCGAGGACAAGATCGTACTCAACCAAATTGTGAGCTTGAGAGAAGACAAGGGAAAATAG
- a CDS encoding CysG, Siroheme synthase (precorrin-2 oxidase-ferrochelatase domain), whose amino-acid sequence MKGPYPEIQGGGSLILAWQIRNKRVLVVGGGEVAAGRIVNVLNADAKITLVSPREGLNDEVAYRIEQGQVDYVDRKFEPSDLDGVDMVLTAVDDPEASSQIYKLCKERRIAANIADVPPECDFYFGSVHRDGPLQIMVSTNGNGPKLANIVRRQIAATLPYNIGAAVQRVGILRRKLRKVAPNIEEGPKRMQWMSKVCEQYSLDDLCSMTEEDMEMLLGFYKPGAVPTLEEVRLQEPDGAYDGPFLI is encoded by the exons ATGAAAGGCCCTTACCCAGAGATACAAGGCGGCGGCTCCCTGATATTGGCATGGCAGATCCGGAATAAGCGGGTGCTTGTAGTCGGCGGCGGCGAG GTCGCCGCTGGTCGCATCGTGAATGTGTTGAATGCCGACGCCAAAATCACCCTCGTGTCTCCACGCGAAGGACTCAACGACGAAGTCGCGTACCGGATAGAGCAGGGTCAGGTCGATTATGTCGATCGCAAATTCGAGCCCTCTGACCTGGACGGCGTCGACATGGTCCTGACTGCCGTGGATGACCCGGAGGCCTCTTCGCAGATATACAAGCTGTGCAAGGAGAGGCGCATAGCCGCCAACATTGCCGACGTACCGCCCGAGTGCGACTTCTACTTTGGCAGTGTCCATCGCGACGGACCATTGCAGATCATGGTCAGCACAAACGGCAATGGTCCCAAGCTGGCCAACATTGTGAGGAGGCAGATAGCGGCTACTCTCCCATACAACATCGGGGCCGCAGTGCAAAGAGTTGGAATACTGCGCCGGAAGCTACGGAAGGTCGCCCCCAACATTGAAGAAGGCCCAAAGCGAATGCAATG GATGTCCAAAGTCTGCGAGCAATACTCCCTCGATGACCTCTGCTCCATGACCGAAGAAGACATGGAAATGCTTCTCGGTTTCTACAAGCCGGGCGCCGTTCCCACACTCGAAGAGGTCCGACTGCAAGAGCCAGATGGAGCGTATGACGGACCCTTTTTGATTTAA
- a CDS encoding LysP, Amino acid transporter, producing the protein MGQEKKYSGELVREEPPSDDIQHGHVSDNSDDLQRHLGNRQIQLIAIGGSIGTALFVSIGGALNKGGPLGILIAYAGYSCIIALVNNAMAEMACFMPVSGGFIRMAGHWVDESLGFMAGWNFFFYEALLIPFEITALNIVLRFWRDDIPVAAICAAVIVLYAGCNILAVKIFGEAEFWLSGGKVLLILILYFFTFITMCGGNPQKDAYGFRHWREPGPMAGNTDLERFEGFLGALWAASFCVVGPEYISMVSGEAKRPRVYIKSAFKTVYFRFGAFFILGALCVGVVLGYNDPELVSVLKAGESSAAASPYVIAMKNLKISGLPHLVNALLITSIFSAGNTYTYCATRSLYSLAVEGRAPKILRKCTKNGVPIYCFCVVMVFPFLSFLQLSDNSAKVLTWLLNIITAGGIINYIVMCGTYIAFYKACKVQGLDRKTLPYCGYFQPYGTWFALCFEIVVVFVYGYTTFKPGNFTLESFFTYYTMVGVAPILFIFWKFFKKTKWLKPHEVDLVWDAPLIDAYEASFITPPIGFWTEMLQLVGFKRNVPVDKRAV; encoded by the exons ATGGGGCAAGAGAAGAAGTATTCTGGAGAGCTCGTCCGCGAGGAGCCACCCAGTGACGATATCCAACATGGCCATGTGTCCGACAATTCCGATGACTTACAGCGTCACCTTGGCAACCGTCAGATTCAGCTTATCGCTATCGGCGGATCCATTGGTACCGCTCTATTTGTGTCCATTGGTGGTGCCCTTAACAAGGGCGGTCCCCTTGGCATTCTCATTGCCTATGCCGGATATTCTTGCATCATTGCCCTCGTGAACAATGCCATGGCCGAGATGGCTTGCTTCATGCCTGTTTCCGGAGGCTTCATTCGAATGGCTGGACACTGGGTTGACGAGTCCCTCGGCTTCATGGCTGGCTGGAACTTCTTCTTTTACGAAGCTCTGTTGATCCCATTCGAAATTACGGCGCTTAACATTGTTTTGAGGTTTTGGAGAGATGATATACCAGTTGCTGCCATCTGTGCTGCAGTCATCGTTCTATACGC TGGCTGTAACATCTTGGCCGTCAAGATATTTGGTGAAGCCGAGTTCTGGTTGTCCGGAGGCAAGGTCTTGCTGATCCTCATCCTTTACTTCTTCACCTTTATCACAATGTGTGGCGGCAACCCCCAGAAAGATGCCTATGGCTTTCGTCATTGGCGCGAACCCGGTCCAATGGCCGGCAATACCGATCTCGAACGGTTCGAGGGCTTTCTCGGTGCACTTTGGGCTGCTTCCTTTTGTGTCGTCGGCCCCGAATACATCTCCATGGTCTCCGGTGAAGCCAAGCGCCCTCGTGTTTACATCAAGTCTGCCTTCAAGACCGTCTACTTCCGATTCGGTGCCTTCTTCATCCTTGGAGCCCTCTGTGTCGGTGTCGTTCTCGGCTACAATGATCCAGAACTCGTCTCTGTACTCAAGGCCGGTGAGAGCAGCGCTGCTGCGTCTCCCTACGTCATTGCCATGAAGAACCTCAAGATCAGTGGCCTTCCCCATCTTGTCAACGCCCTCTTGATTACCAGTATCTTTTCCGCGGGTAATACATACACCTACTGCGCTACTCGTAGTCTGTACTCGCTCGCTGTCGAGGGTCGCGCACCCAAAATCCTACGCAAGTGCACCAAGAACGGTGTTCCCATCTACTGCTTCTGCGTGGTCATGGTATTTCCGTTCCTGTCGTTCCTCCAGCTGTCAGATAATTCCGCAAAGGTGCTGACCTGGCTCCTCAACATTATTACCGCTGGTGGTATCATCAACTACATTGTCATGTGTGGCACTTACATTGCCTTTTACAAGGCGTGCAAAGTCCAAGGCCTTGACCGTAAGACACTTCCCTACTGTGGGTACTTCCAGCCGTACGGCACCTGGTTCGCACTATGCTTCGAGATTGTTGTTGTCTTTGTCTATGGCTACACCACCTTTAAGCCTGGCAACTTCACCCTCGAGTCATTCTTCACCTACTACACCATGGTGGGCGTTGCTCCcatcctcttcatcttctgGAAATTCTTCAAGAAGACCAAGTGGCTCAAGCCCCACGAGGTTGATCTTGTCTGGGATGCTCCTCTGATTGATGCCTATGAGGCTTCTTTCATTACTCCACCCATCGGCTTCTGGACAGAGATGCTCCAGCTCGTCGGTTTTAAACGCAACGTTCCTGTGGACAAGCGTGCTGTTTAA
- a CDS encoding SAM-dependent methyltransferase, giving the protein MQLAQRPPYETVDFKALAKSDKNFKQLWQRTLGKLDFQDPETIQTLSKAILKVDFGLELHVPGDRLCPPIPNRWNYVAWLQGLIDSTSPNYTSNYDPNRQIRGLDIGTGASAIYTLLCLKSRPNWSMCATDIDKKSFESAARNLALNTLMTRTKLLQTTELNPLIPLAALGVDHLDFTICNPPFFNDVADMQSSLKGEGKSWKPNAVCTGSENEMVYPGGDVGFVTKMVNESLVLREKVQWYTSLFGKLDSAKAIIRLLKHHGINNWAVGVVEVGSSTKRWIVAWSFGHLRPNNSHARIEKIANEYLPFPTSYTITIPPDANPQDAKHTINTQFSSLDLIWTWDPATSTGIGQASQNVWRRAYRRDYERKQKEGLVDMKGDSERKVEIAFRVIVVDLAREVVLEWLAGTDRVLWESVCGLVHRHFRKA; this is encoded by the exons ATGCAACTTGCACAGCGCCCGCCGTACGAAACTGTTGACTTCAAGGCCCTTGCTAAAAGCGACAAGAACTTCAAACAACTATGGCAGCGCACGTTGGGCAAGTTGGACTTTCAAGATCCCGAGACCATCCAGACGCTATCGAAAGCGATTCTAAAGGTAGACTTTGGCCTTGAGCTGCATGTTCCCGGTGACCGTTTGTGTCCGCCTATACCCAATCGCTGGAACTACGTCGCGTGGTTGCAAGGCCTAATTGACTCCACATCACCAAACTACACGAGCAATTATGACCCAAACCGACAAATCCGTGGTCTGGATATCGGCACCGGCGCTTCTGCAATATACACTCTGCTTTGCTTGAAATCGCGCCCAAATTGGTCAATGTGTGCCACCGACATCGACAAGAAGAGCTTCGAGTCGGCTGCTCGCAACCTCGCCCTCAACACCCTCATGACACGAACCAAGCTACTCCAAACCACTGAACTAAACCCCCTCATCCCACTCGCAGCACTAGGCGTTGACCATCTCGACTTCACCATTTGCAACCCACCTTTCTTCAATGACGTGGCCGACATGCAATCCAGCCTCAAAGGCGAGGGCAAGAGCTGGAAACCCAATGCCGTATGTACAGGCTCCGAGAACGAAATGGTGTATCCAGGCGGCGATGTGGGCTTCGTAACTAAGATGGTCAATGAAAGTCTCGTGCTGCGGGAAAAAGTACAATGGTACACAAGTCTCTTTGGCAAACTAGACAGTGCCAAAGCCATTATTCGTCTCCTGAAGCACCACGGTATCAACAACTGGGCTGTCGGCGTTGTAGAAGTCGGTTCGAGTACAAAGCGCTGGATCGTTGCGTGGAGTTTCGGACATCTCAGACCGAATAAC AGTCACGCACGTATCGAGAAAATCGCAAACGAATACCTCCCCTTCCCTACATCCTACACAATCACCATTCCACCCGACGCAAACCCCCAAGATGCAAAACACACCATCAACACCCAGTTCTCCTCGCTGGACCTCATTTGGACCTGGGATCCCGCCACATCGACGGGTATCGGCCAAGCAAGCCAGAACGTGTGGCGGCGTGCGTACCGCAGAGACTATGAGAGGAAGCAAAAGGAGGGGCTGGTTGATATGAAGGGTGATTCGGAGAGGAAGGTTGAGATTGCTTTTCGGGTTATTGTGGTGGATTTGGCGAGGGAGGTTGTGCTGGAGTGGTTGGCAGGGACGGATCGGGTGTTGTGGGAGAGTGTTTGTGGATTGGTGCATCGGCATTTTAGGAAGGCGTGA